The genomic segment TGAAAAATGTCTGTGTATAAAATTTTGATGAcaagagtttatatatatatatgattataggtttatatattatatatatgattatacatttatatataatatataaattatatatatgattataggtttgtatatattaatatattatacatttatatgtattatatataaattttatatatatatgattataggtttatacatataaaatatacatacaaatttatatatatataaattcttccatatatatatctatatggtCTGGCagcatatatttatgtgtgtgtatgtgtgtgtatatatatctatatagatgtAGATACGAAGAGAGAAAGAGTGTGTTTGGTAACCCATTAGTATAAATGTCATGGGGTTGAGCCTTGATTTTTGTACTAATTAGAAGGTTAGACTAGAAAACTTTTTACTTCTAGGCAGTAAAAAGAGGACTAAACTCATGGTCAGTGTTCAAACTTGTAGAATAACTCTTTTTATAATTCTCTCCCTGtgaaagttaacattttaaagatcCATAAAGTCCTCTTTAGCCCTAAAAGTCTGTCcagacttttctttgtttttcctggtAAAATAATCCTCTGTAATCCTAATAAAGTAGTTTTCCTAAAAGTCTATCTTGACTGCCACGAACAGTGCTTCATTAGCTTTCCTTTTGTCAATATGTGTCTGGCACATCTTTGTCAATTCtttaatttcaacatttattacttttaaatttataatttgtacTCTGAAAACCTCTGGTTTTTTACTGACCAGTTTTGTCCAATTACATTTTTTGTGATTATCTGTATGGTAAGTTTCATTATTGTATCTGCTTATATGTGTTCAGTTATTTTAATAATTCTTCTGTTCTccttttttgccttcttttcaattattttttttctattaataggATCTGCATCTGTTATATTAGGGGTTAATCACTCTATGGTCTCCTCCCCTGATCATTTATCACCATCTAGTGGATGGATCAATAtcattatcattttctttctacaGCACAGAgaataggataaaatatttgtcatttggATCATTTTATCAATACAGACAACCCAACAAGATACTCCACATTCCAAACTATATCCTTGCACTTGAATAATCCCAAAGCCTCATTCCTATTGTGTTCATCTGCTTTGCTCCTCCACCTTTCTTCCACTTTCCAACATGTAGTCTCTGTGTAACTCTGATTTTAATCACTGAAGGGAGCCTTGCTGTTACTGTGACCTCTTCTTGCCCTTCTCTTTGAAGGGGGCAGATGTGCCAGGGTCCAGAATTTtccaataattttatttgataGCTAATTACTGTCCGTCTGTGGTTTCCATAGCAATGCCACGCTTTGCTGCCAGGCCTTATCCAAATGGGCATTCTGTTCACTCTTGTGTCTTAGCATCAGCATATTAATCAGACACTATAGGTCCTTGGTTGCTGCATCAAATTGGTAAGACACTAATTGAATTAAAATATCACTTGGAGGCTTCAGGTTTCTCTTCTAGCTGGAGGGGAACCTTATTAGCTTAAAGGGGAGCCAGACTCAAGCAGGAAACATTTGGAAACCCACACAATTTTTTGTCCTTTCatagcaaattatttttttctcaccatagaataaatattttgatgTCTGAATCCTTCTCTCTCCTTGAAAAGTTTTCTTATTTCCCTGACCTTTCTAGTCATTAGACAATGCTGTATTCTTTCTGTAAGATGAAGTGACTGAGTTAATATTTTCAAGGTGAAGGGAAGACTTTTTCCCACAGATGCAGCAGGTGAAGTCTGGAAAATCTCTCAGATTGAAGGTCCTAATTGAATTGTGGTAAGGATTAGGTATCACATGGCATATGAAGATTGCTTAGCAATCTGTAAAGTGCTATGTAAATACAAGGGCTTATTACAGTAGGAGTCTTTGGAAGTGCCTGGGAGCTatagatgaaggaaaaaaaaaaaagagagggaactGAGGAACAATCAGTCTTAAATTCATTCTTTAAATCATAAAGATTATGGATAATTGTTTCCACTTATCATATAAAGTCAAAATCCTCCCTCCCTTTGTAGGTTTACCATTTTAAATAACACCTTTTAGAATCATGATTGGAACTGACCCTTAAAGTATAAATACTGcatatttatactttatatttgtttttttcaacCACTGTTCCTTTGGTCACTCTATTCTTTTCTACTTGCCCAACTCCTGATCATTTTTCAACCCTTAGAATGAACAAGTCCCTTCTCTATAAAGGCTTTCTTAACCCCATGAACAGAGTTATCTCCTTAGGGCTCCTCTCTCTGTGCCTGACTGCATGAAAGCACTGATCATGGTAAACTataattattgttgtttttaaaaattggtttatgtgtctgtctttTTCCTTAGGTTATGCAGGCACAAAAgcatgaattatttcatttcagaTCTATGTATTTCGGACATGCCCCATTCACCTGCTAGGTGTTTAAGAAAGGTTTGATCATTGGCCTTCTGCCAAATTTCAAGCTTGATGGATAAGCTGTGATGTGACCTCTGGCATAAAGGATTTTTAACTGAAATGAGCACTGAACCCTCTCAAAATCTGAGATCCAAAAACCTATGTTAGTGTAAAGTGCATGGGACACTGTGAAAATTGATATAGAACATATTCTAATTCatactaaaaactaaaataaagttGGAATTTACCATACTAAAAGAATCTTCTAGTCAGACACACTTAGACAAAGTAGATAATTCTTTACCTCTGTGCACTGAAACCCTCCCCTTCTTTCACCCTAAGATAAACTACACTAGGGATGGTGTTCACTTTGTGTCCTGATAACACAGACTTCAATAACCTCTGAGATAGGTCTTTGTATTTTATCTAGGAGGACATTGTGTAAGAATGGAAAACACATTGCAGAACTGGAGCCAGTGGGTGAGTATGCAAAGCTGGTCAAAATATGGAAGGATATTCCAATTAGATCTGGTTTATAACACAACTGGAATGGGAGCTATTACTCTTCTTccatgaaataatattaaaagaaagtGGAGAATAGAGCTAATTAGCTCCCTGTCCCTGGTATGATCTAGTCAGTGAACAGTAGTGATTTCCCAATGATGAAGAGATTTGCACTGGAAGAAGCTGAGACCACAGTAGTTCTATTTTCTCTTCCAACCCTGAAGTTTTGTGATTCTGCATTTCTCTGCCAATGCAGAAATGAGGATCCAGATGCTCAGGAAGCATCTCTTGCAAGTACCATCTTAGCAAAAAGATGAACTCAGAGTTTATGGAGACTAAGAAGTAATCCTTTACATACTGCTTTCAAATGAGCTGTCTTTCTTAGTCTGTCATCCTGATTTAACCCCCAAGTCGCTCATAAGACCTCTCACCCTTTCACACATGTCAAGGAAGTGTCagtgtttatatttttgtgtgtgggaaGGAGAGTGGGTGTAGGtggtatatgtgcatatatattgtCAAAGgagatagatgtgtgtgtgtgtgtgtgtgtgtacacacacacacacacacacacatatatggagagagcgagagcgagcgACTTCTTGGGGAAGTCTATATCTGGCAAATCAGTGCAATACTAAATTTACCCTGGTTTTCggtctctgattttatttaaactaaaaCTTTACCTTTAATATAGAAAGAATTTCTGGGAAATTTAACAATTTGTTTTAGATAGTGGGGGGAGACATTTTTTcaaactcactcactctctctctctctctctttccaaacCACCTCAGACTGAAAAAATTCTTCATCCCATGGCAACTattttgaaggagaaaatacaaatgtgGCCAGTGTAATTTGGAAAAAGGTGTGTTGCCAGGGGAGTCAGAAAGGAGGTTCAAGTTCTCATTCAGGTAGTAATTCTGGTTTCATCATGGGCATGCCATCCCTCTCTGAGCCTATTATTTCTCAAACTAAGGAGTTTGATGAGCTGATACCCAAAATTACTTAGTGTCCTGTGACTATGTGAATGTCTGCCCTCCTAATCCCACCTACTAGCCAGATTCCATTAGTATTAGTGTATTCTGAAAGAAATAAGCCACATGGGTAAGATAGCATTGTCACTGTATCTCCACCCCTGTGTGAGGAAGagtcaaaaagaagagaaacacacacacacacacacacacacacacacacacaaggaattaagcataaagaggaaagaaatcttAACCGAAGAAATATCTTCTTTATCTATGTCCATTTcctccaaaaaggaaaaatggcagtGTCAGTTGTACATTACatatatctctctttctctttagtGTTTTTAATCTTAGCACCTGCACAGCAGAGATCTTTACAATTCATTGCATAtgctttctcccttctccccccCATACAGCACCTGAGGCCTAAGAAGCAACTCCCTCAAAGCTCCATAGAAGGCTGAGACCCTTCTTCATGACATAGTATAGAAATAACAAACATGCCCAACGGTTTTATACAGTtgctagaacattttcatttccaaCAAATGaagatttttcctccttttcttggaatattaattacattttacaaatttgtgtggtttttttgttttgttctgttttgcttcattttgttcTGTTGCGTTTGCACAACAGGAAAGTCCATGGCAAGGAGTCCCGGGTTAGCAGAGTTTGGCTGTCATCTGGTCCGACTGTTTGAGGATCTCCGTGTTGTACAGGTCCAAGGCGTGGTTCACCCTGATGATCTCGCTGTTGGTCAGTTTCAGGCGGTGTTTCAGCATACAGGAGAACAAGTCCAGCTGGGGTTTCCCTGGGGCCACAGGAGGGGCCAGGCGATTAATTCGGTCCCGAATATCCAACAAGAGGAGCATCACCGACGAAGAGGAATAGAACTGGCCGCCCTGTGTGTAGGACTGGTTGACCTGCTGCACCGCGCTGCGCAGGAGGTCTGCATTGAACCTCAGGCTGTACCCGAACACCTGCACATCCGAGATCTTGATGTAGAACTGCCTCTTGGAGGGATCGGACAGGTCCACGGGGCCCTGGCCGGTCTCATTTCGTAGCAGGGTAGGTAGCCGAGTCCGACTACGTAGGTAGATGTGGACCGTCTCGAAAAATGTTTTCCACCGATTGCCCAGCAAGAGAGTCCAGTTGTAGCACTGGCTGTTTTGGAGACGGATCTTCTCCCAGCGTGGGTAGCCAAATTCCCCGAAGGGCATGTTCCAGCCCTCCGAATGGCTGCCGCTGAAGGGGTTGACATAGACAAAGAACATGGGGTCCAGGCTGCTGTTGCGCATCTGGCAGATGCGCATGGACATGCCGATCACCATGTGGATAAAGTCCATACGGTTCTTGTTGCTCTTGAGAGTGAGGGACATGCGCTTGCGCCACCGAGGGTCAAAGAAGGTGTCGAGGCGGATCTCGTTGCTGATGAAGGTGGTGTGGACGTAGAGGCGTGAGTCCATCTTCTGCAGCAGGTACTTCAGCTCCAGGTCCTGGAAGTCCAGGTCGGTCTCAAAGCTGATGAACTGCTCGCTCCGCTCCGAGTCCACATTCTGTGGTTCGCAGCGGCCTCGGTACAGCTTGTAGCCCTTGTTGCAGGAGCCGCAGAgggagatgttggccaggctgcacaTGGCGCAGCTGTTGTTCCCGCCGATCACGCAGGGGATGGGGCGCTGGCACAGCGTGGTGCTGCCGTGGCACACGCAGCTCCGCTGGCTCTCCAGGAAGGTCCCCCAAAACCCATTCTCATTACAGTAGAGGAGTGACTGGACCCTTGCAAGCCACTGCTGAATTGTCCTGGGAGAtagaggaaaaatggaaaaggtTAACCACCACGGGTGGGTCTGTGAATTACAGTTATCCAACTGATAATGCAAACCAGAGCTGCCCAAAGGATGAAAGGACTGGATGGAGCAGTGACATTTACAGGAAGAATATCGAATAGAAACTAAGAACTACACTGTAGCTCTCTGGAATGCCACAAACCAGCTGCATGACATTGTACTTTACCTTTCTAATGCTCAATGTCCTCATCTGCAAAGCGAAGGGGTTGGTGTACCTGTTCCTTGGGGTCCTTGCAGCTCTGTGATTCCATCATACACTAGTCGCAAAAAAGTGATTCAGGAAATGAAAGTGTCTAGACTCAAATACCCCTTCTGGATGGCAACATATTGTAAACAGTCAGCAATGAAAAGGACCTAGAGGTTATCCCATTTAACTTAAAACACAAATCCCTCCCATGAAGGTGTATAACATCTAACAACttcaatgaaaatatattttatcatactcTAGAAATCATGTAGTGCTTCCCTGTTGATGATCTTATATGATCCTCTTACATGATCCTCTTTTTACAACCTGTTAGAAACTGGTTActtctctgcatttttttcagAGCTCCGAACTCTCCATTCAGCTGCATTTCTGTTGCAACCTCTGGGCTCCCTCCCCAGGCCCCCAACACTATAAATGATACCAAAGTCTCTCACCAGATTTCAGCCACTGAAACATTCTAATGAAGACAGATACTCCATCAGATAAGTGGCATCAGAGGAGGAACAAATACGCAAGTCAGTCAGCTTAGAGGCCTCTCATCTTGCCTTTTTTCTGTGCAAGTCACCTCTTGGCTGAGTTCCATGCTACCAATAATCCCTTACGTGTGTCTAGCACTTTTTACCCTGCACCGGTTatattctttcccattttctcaCTGGAGCCTCACAGCAACACTCTAAAAATACCCTGGGACTTGAGGTCTGTCAGAGATAGATGAAAATCTCCTGGCTCCTCCATCTGCAAGCTAAGGTAATACTGGGCAGTTTTCTTCAACTTCCTCATCATGCCTGCCACACAATGCTATGTGaagattatatacatttttatgtgaaGGCTTAGCCCCAAACTTGGTAGTTATTAAGAGCTCAATAAAAGTTAGCTTTTGTTATTTCTGCAAAGAGACCCTCAGCAATATTTTATAGGCATGGCAATGGAAGCCCGGAGGTGACCTGATGCACTCAAAGTCGAACAATCAGAGAGTAGTCTCCTGGCTGAGAGCCATGGCTTTTTGCATTGTCTGTCAAGTGAGAGTCAAGAGCACCCCTCTTAAGGCTGTCGTGTgctgtggtggtgatgatgatgatgctctCAGTGGTTCCtgatctccattttataaagCTAGAAACAGAAGCTAATTCGCATTGTACTCTCTGTGGTAGGAAGTGTTAACAATCCATCTATTATTCTGTCACTTGCACTGATGAAGCGCAATCCCCAGACCACAAACACCAAGAGCCTAATTAGGCAGTAAAGCCTAATGTTGAAAAGCATAGGTGTTGGCTCAAAAGAGCTGAGTTCAAAGCTGCATTCTATAACCAGGATCAAGTCACTTCATCTCTTTAAGCCACAGTATCCATTATCTAAAATGAGGATATTAAAGCCCATCCTATGAAGCTGGTGAGAGGATTCagtgagataatatatttaaagggcttaaaagagcctggcacagagcaattatgaaaaaggtaataataaaaaGTACTCTTATCCCAGAGAATAAGCTCTTCCTTTGAAGGTATTGAGACACTCTCGGGGATTTCCCTATCGCTCTGGAGTTTGAGGAAAACCATTTTGTTATAGCCATTTGAAAATGGATACTGTTGAAATGGCTTCCCAGCATGCTTTGCTTTCAATGAGTTGCTTATCGGCTGGAAGAAAATGGCGGAATAATTAGTGGGCTCCTTGAAACCCTCACCTTTTTAAATCCACAGAACCACCGGCCCTGGCAATAAAACCTCCCTCACAGCATCCAAAACATTGTATTGAAACCCCTCGTTTCCCTGTCAGTTTCCCCTCCAGGCTCTTAGGCTTGAGAGGGGAGATCCCTCCTTTTCCCAGCACCTAGCCCAGAGCCTGGCTCTATAAACTACTTACTGAGTGAATctatgtttgctgaatgaatgcataaagaaTATTCATatgtttctcattattttttcatttaaaaaaagaaaaacaaacttctccctctccccttagGACTGCAGTATTTGTTTTCCATACCATCCACCCACACAGCTCCAGGCCTCCCCAGTTTCTGCTTCGTGCGACCAATCCTATTACAGCCTGGAGAACAGCAGCAGGCCCAGCCTTCAGGAAACGGAGCTGGAATAATGATGAGCTATGCGGCTCCCACCTCCCAAACCAGAACATTGACTGAATATTGGGTATGAGTCATCTGATATTTCTGTGAGCTGCAGGGGCCCTCCACACGGCCCTGATTGCGTGGTTCCATCTGACGAGAGCGTCATTTCAAAATGCCTCTTTCACATGGCCCACACTTGCCCCTGTCACTCCCTCTCCAAGTGACAGGACAGTACCCCATTTAGAGCTCCTCTGTTCCCATCTGCAAGGCATTCTATAACCCCGTAGAGCGCCCCCTTTCTCGTGTCTCATCATTGGGACCCTTTGTAAGAACCACAGCCCCCACTCCTTGAATCAATGCTTCATTGTGGCTGAACTCTCAGAATCCTTGGTGagggaaataaaaagatgaaagttCCTGGTGATACTGCAATAAGCAATGGGGCTAGTGGCAAATTAGGATTCCGGCCCTGTCGGGCAGGAGGGATTGGGGACAGAGGGCCTCTGAGACACATTCCCGAGCTGCATGGCACCtgcatctcctgacctcagaataATCATGAGGTTGTGGGCTGTATCAAAGAAGGCATTAATGATACAGCAAGAGGACTTGGAAAGCAGGTGGTGTTGGGGAGCAGGGAGCACAAGGccgagggaaagaggaaagaagacagaGGGGAAAGGTGGAGAGTGGGGAAGGGTGATAAGTGGGAAAAAGGACTTGGTGTTGGAGATGGAGAAATATGGAACAAATGAGTAGGCAGAGGCTACGGAGGAGATACTGGGCAGGGAGGATGAGATGGAATGAAGTTAGAGTGGGTAGGACAGAAACAAAGAGACGAAGCCAAGGCATCATCCATGTTAATGCACAGATTTGGGGAAGGTGGACATTGGATAGGCCATTTGAGGGCGGGCTAGTTGTTCATTCTCCTCCTTTTCTAGAGAGGCCAATTACGGGTATAGTAGGGGCATAGAGGGAAAGCAATTGTTTCCAGTGAGTCCTGATGCACAAGGTCAATgaactttcttttgcttttcagtaTTTCATTCTGAGATTAGAACCAAAGAAAGCtcatttcattttgtgtgtgtgtttcttttgaaTACAAGCAAATTGCAATAATGAGGAAGAAGCCTCAATCAAATCAATCCCCTATGCCTTCTCCATCGCCAGCCAGTTCTCTGACTAGTTGTCATGGATAGTCATAAACTCTACAAGGTTCAATTGTAGGCAGCGCCCTAAACCAGCCAAAAGCATCTGTGACTTACAACTATGGAGTACTCACTGTACACCAGGCATAGTGCTGGAGGCTCTTCATACTGTCTTCCTGAACAGCACATGAAACCACCTCCGTGTTACAAAGAAAAAGGAGTCCTTGAGAAATGAGAGAACTTGTCTGAGATCACAAAGGTACTCCACATTCAAACACCAAACTCTCTACCTCTGGCATCAGTGCATCTTCTTTTAGGTACCATAATGTAATGATGAGGTGAGGAATAAGAAGAAAGCAAGAGacgagaagagaagagaaataaatggaaataatggaaaaatactGAAAGTTTGAGCTTGTCAAGGGCCTATTATCACATTCCTTGCTTCCTCTGGACCTGCCAGGGTCCCTCTCCACCACTCACAGATAATTGGGGCTCCAGACAAGTGCATAGGGAGATGCTGGGGATCAGGGATAGGAGGGAATGCAATCTATAAATACCATTTCCCAGGCTAGTTGGTGACAGCCTGCCTCAACCCTGGCAACAGAGAAGCAGCTTAATAGGCTGCTCCAGAGGGGAGGGTCTCACAAAGGCTGACACAGCCCTGCTGAAAGCCAGTCAGTGTGAGGCAGGGAGGAGCAGGTTTTAAAGTGCTTTTCTCTGTCCCTAAGGACCCAAAGCATCTTCCATCTGCAGCCAAAGCTGAGATGCAATACATCCAAATCAGCATCTTTCTGTTGGATGGGATTTCAATTCATTCTGATAGGGGgctgagaggaaggagggaaggaagaaggaggagagagaagtttCACTTCTAAACTGGAACACCCTGGAGCCGGATTGACAGGTACCCACGCTGGCTCCAAATGAAGCAGTTTGGACCATTAGAAGCAGGGAACCTTCAAGAAGAAACCTTGGAAATGTTCATCTTCCTCAAGTTTAGGCCTGAACACAGAGATGGTTGCTGAGgtcaaaaaaaatcactgtttctTAAGTGTTTTCTACATCATAGCAGTTACCACTTTATCCTCACATCAGCCCCACGAGATAGGATTCCCTTGTGATTTTTATCCCACCGATGAGGGCATTGAAGGCCACAGAGAGACTGTGCCTCATCTTGGTCACACAGCATGGGCATAGCAGAGCAAAGTTCAGGGTTCCTGGGTCCAAATCCAATACTCCCTCAATGCCCATGCTCTGCATTTCCTCCCCTCTAAACCCCAGACTGGAGGAGAAAGAGGCTTTGGACCATGGAAACACCTCAGCTGCCCCCCTGCAGGCTCTGTCTTTGCCTCAGGCAGGATTTTCTGGCGACCTGACAGGTCTCCTTGTGACACAGCGTGGAGTCGCTCGTCATTTCGAGGACAGTCTCTGCCACCCAGGGCTTCCCATCAGTGCTTTCAAAGGTACACATCTCCCTTTCAGAACCCCCTGGCTGGGGAGCCCAGGCTGGGTTTCCTAAATCAAGCAAACTCCCTGCTGATTTTAATTGGAGGTTTTGCCTAAGATGGGAATACAGTGTGGGGCCAGTGGCATTTTAGGGGAGATCATACAAATTGAGTgccaaggagagagggagaaaaacagaTCTAGGCTAAAATAGAAATCCATAACTCCCATTTGCCGACCAGGAGCGTATATTTAAAAGTGCcgaggaaatgaaaaaaagatgaaattggagttctgtattattcttttatttatgccCCTTGCTTTTTCCTTGGCATTTATTTGACATTGTAATGGGTGTCTGAGTAATTCTGTGACTCCACAAAATGCGTATTCCACAGACTAAACTGagaagacaggttttttttttttttagaattctgaTGATGTAGCACATCTCTAGTTATGTGATAGCACAACTGTTCTTTAGTTGTGCTGTGTACgacgctgtgtgtgtgtgtgtgtgtgtgtgtgtgtaaagaagtGGCATTTATAAGAGATGAATACATCAAGTCAATGGTGTCAGAATGCTTGAGGTTCCACTGAAAGCAGCCTTCAGAAATGCTATAGATGTGCTAGTATGAATTATAACTGGCCATCAGACCCACTCTGTTCACTATTTCTCCCAGATAAATATTTAGCTTTTAATCATTACCCTGTTTGAGTTTCTGACATTGCTTTAATaacctgtttttccttctctcagtTCTTCACATGGTGTCACAGCCTTACTGAGTAGCTcataataataagaaagaaagaccaaaagaaaatgttatggtCCCTTGTCAGGCTGAAgccattttctaattttcagttGT from the Callithrix jacchus isolate 240 chromosome 1, calJac240_pri, whole genome shotgun sequence genome contains:
- the BRINP1 gene encoding BMP/retinoic acid-inducible neural-specific protein 1 isoform X2 is translated as MPEFQRSIRLLGRRPTTQQFIDTIIKKYGTHLLISATLGGEEALTMYMDKSRLDRKSGNATQSVEALHQLASSYFVDRDGTMRRLHEIQISTGAIKVTETRTGPLGCNSYDNLDSVSSVLLQSTESKLHLQGLQIIFPQYLQEKFVQSALSYIMCNGEGEYLCQNSQCQCQCAEEYPQCNCPITDIQIMEYTLANMAKSWAEAYKDLENSDEFKSFMKRLPSNHFLTIGSIHQHWGNDWDLQNRYKLLQSATEAQRQKIQRTARKLFGLSVRCRHNPNHQLPRERTIQQWLARVQSLLYCNENGFWGTFLESQRSCVCHGSTTLCQRPIPCVIGGNNSCAMCSLANISLCGSCNKGYKLYRGRCEPQNVDSERSEQFISFETDLDFQDLELKYLLQKMDSRLYVHTTFISNEIRLDTFFDPRWRKRMSLTLKSNKNRMDFIHMVIGMSMRICQMRNSSLDPMFFVYVNPFSGSHSEGWNMPFGEFGYPRWEKIRLQNSQCYNWTLLLGNRWKTFFETVHIYLRSRTRLPTLLRNETGQGPVDLSDPSKRQFYIKISDVQVFGYSLRFNADLLRSAVQQVNQSYTQGGQFYSSSSVMLLLLDIRDRINRLAPPVAPGKPQLDLFSCMLKHRLKLTNSEIIRVNHALDLYNTEILKQSDQMTAKLC